The following is a genomic window from Deltaproteobacteria bacterium HGW-Deltaproteobacteria-4.
GGTCTCGGACCGGGACTTTGTCCAGATCCTCTGCGCCCTGCGTCTCCTGATCCCCGACGCCGGGCTCGTTCTCTCCACCCGCGAAAGCGCCACCCTGCGCGACCATCTCCTTCCCTTGGGGATTACCCAGATGAGCGCCGGCAGCTGCACGGCGCCGGGGGGGTACGCCAGCGAGGATGACAGCGGTCAGCAGTTTGTGATTGACGATGATCGCAACGTCGATGAAGTGGCGGCGATGATCCGCAGTCAGGGATATGAGCCGGTCTGGAAGGATTGGGATGTCGCGTTTGTGCGCTGAAGAGGGGAAGGTCGACTTCTCTTTGTATTTGATCAGCGATCGAAAATCCCTGCCGAGCGGGCAGGAGCTGGTCGCGACAGTGCGGGCGGCTTTGCGCGGCGGGGTGCGGGCGGTGCAGCTGCGGGAAAAAGATTTGAGTGCCGCCGAACTCTACCCGTTGGCGCTGGCATTGCGGCAGGTGACGCGGGAATTTTCCGCCCGATTGCTGATCAACGACCGTGTCGATCTTGCTCTGGCGGTTGACGCGGATGGCGTTCATCTCGGCGCACATTCTTTGCCGGTGAGTGTTGTCCGCCAGCTCCTTGGCGAGCAGCGCATCATCGGCGTCTCCACGCATCACCCCGATGAAGTTCATCGCGCCGCTGTTGCCGGCGCCGACTTTGTCACCTTCGGGCCGGTTTACTCCACTCCCTCGAAAATTGCTTACGGACCGCCGGTCGGATTGGAACCACTTGCGGCGGTTTGTGCTGACCCCCCCCTGCCGGTCTTTGCTCTCGGCGGAGTGAGCGTAGCGCGTCTCCCCGAGCTGCGCGCGGCCGGCTGCGCTCATGTTGCGTTGATCGGGGCGATTCTGCAGGCGGTCGATCCGGAGGAAGCGGCGCGGGGTTTGTTGCGGGGGATTACGGGCTAAAATCACCACCCCCCGACCCCCTCCTAAACTAAGGAGGGGGAGACGGTCAAAAGCTCCCCTCTTTTTTTAAGGAGGACCCAGATTCGGGCCTAAAGGGCTGGGGGTGGCGAGGTTCTTGATTTACCGCGGTGCGTTCATGTCAAGCTGATAGCGGTTGCGCATGATGCTGATCAGGGTGTTGACGCCGCGCAGGGCGCTGCGAAGCTGATCGCGGGATCGCTCGGGGAGGAGGGACGGGTCGACAAGGTTGCCCGCCTCCTGTCCGGAGCTGAGAGCACTCAACTGCTTCTCCAGACGCAGCTTGACGAGAAAGGTAAAGCCTTCTTTCAAGGTTTCCCACTCCTCATCCGAGACAATCTGGAGGAGGTGGAGACGTTCGAGTTTATCCCAGGTTGTCCCGCCGAGAATCCCCGTCTCCAGGGCGAGGAGCCCGACCCCCCGGGTCAAAGTAAAAATCCCCCCCTTTTTTAGATCGATCTTCCCCCGCTCCTCCCCTGATTTCCCCGTTAAAAAGCGGCCAAAGATGCCGATCGGCGCTTTGAAACGTGCGATATTGCGCGCCATGTTCGGAAAGAAGATGCCGTTGTTTTTGGTGTAGACGCTGAGATGGACGCGCAGTTCTTTCTCGAATTCCTTGTCACCATGCACCACGCGTAAATCCTGAAAAACGCCGAAATAGACCATCTGCTCCGGGGTGGGGATAGAGATCCAGCGCGCCGTCAATTCTTTCCATTCGCTCAGGCTGTGGCACCAATCCGGAGAGTTGGCCATCATCTGCCCCGGGCAAAGGGGGACGCCCACAAACTCCAGGGCGGCGACAATGCGTTCGGCAAAGCGCCGCACCTCGACAAGTTGGTCGGCGGGGAGGTCGTCGCGGTAAACGATGGCACTGTCCTGGTCGGTGCGCAGGGTCTGCTCACCGCGCCCTTCGCTTCCGAGAGCAAGGTAGGCCGCGCCGGGCGGCAGGCAGATCCTCTCTGTGGTGGCGAGGATGGCGATCAAACGCTCGGTCAAAGCATCATTGAAATGGCTGATGAGTTGAATCAGGCTCTGGGTATCGGCATTGGTACGGAGCGCGTACTGGAGCATGCCGATCATCTTTTTGCCGAGGGTGCGCAGCTGTTCGAGAGAGGTCGCCGCTTCGATCTCTTTGATCAGATAAAGCGGGCTGCGGGTTTGAATGCGCAGCAGGTCGGTATCGGTCATGACCCCGACGAGGCGCTCCAGTTCATCGACGACGATCAGGCGGTGGATATTGTGCTTGGCCATCAAAAAGATGGCCTTGAAGAGGTAGTCGTGGGCGTAGATGGTGATCAGGCGAGTCTTCATGATTTCGCCGACCTTCAGCTGCCCGAGGGTGTCAGGGGCATCGGCGATGAGGTTGCGGAGGTCGCGTAGCGAGACGATGCCGACGGGCTTTTCTGTTTCGACGACCACGACCCCTGAAATATTCTGGCGCTTCATCAGGCGGGCCATTTCAACCAGGCTCAGCTCGGGCGAACAGGTGATAGCCGGACGATGGCAGACACTGTCAACGGTGATGAAAAAGAAACTGTCTTCATTGATAGCCGGCATGATGTCCACCTGATTTTTGACGGGAAGTGATCATATTCTTCCGTAATTGCTGGAAGAATGCAATTCAAAAGGGTGGACGCCACCGCTGTTCCGCCACCGCTGCTGTGTTCCACTCTGTAACGCCGTTTAAGTCCATCGCTGCCGGTGGCCGGGAGGGGGCTGTTTGCCGGTATGGATTCCTTTGTTCCCGTGTATCAATAAAACGCATATTTATCGAATTTATTTTTATCAGCGAAACATCAACTCCCTTGTTATGAAAAATCAAAAGGAGATAAATAATTTTATTTTTCAAAAGGTTTGACCGATCTAATCGATAAAAATATAATAAATAAAGATAGTTATTCGTTTAATGGAGCTTGAAGATTCCTCTTTTGGGGGGTGGCAGCTCCCTTTTTTTGCGAGATTAATATGCCGGTGAAATGAAATTTTAAAATATAGTGTTGACAATTATAGAACGATGTACTAATAAAAATATAACACACTTTAGAAAAACGTTTTATCCCCATTTGGCCCTTTCACGATAGACGATCAAAGGTGCAAAGATGACCAGAGAAAAAGGCGTCTATTCAGTTCAAGCGGTTGTCAAGGCGATTGAGCTTCTCGAAGCGCTGGCGCAGGAGGAGACCAATCTCACCCTGGCAGTCCTGGCCAAGAAGCTCGAGCTCAGTCGCAATAAATCATTCCGCCTCCTGGCCACCCTTGAAGACAAGGGACTGGTCGAGCGCAATGAAAGTACCGGTGCTTACAGTCTTGGCGTGCAGGCCTTCGAGATGGCGCAGCATATTCTCAAGAGTGCGAACCTTCTCCGTCTGGCTCACCCGGTGATGGAAGAGTTGGCCCATAAACTTGGCGAAGCCATCTACCTTACCGTTGTTAGTGACGATGAAGTCCTCTTTCTTGATATGGTCGATTCCTTTCAGCAGGTCCGCGCTGTCGATCTGGTCGGCAAGCGTTTCCCCTTCTTTACCAACGCCGCCGGCAAGGTGATCAAGTCGGTCGGTTCCATCGATCTCTTCGGGCGTGGCGGCAAGCGCCGCAGCGAAGAGGAATCCCGGGAATTGGTCAAGGAGCTGGAAGAGATTCGCCGTAAAGGTGTGGCTGTCGATTTTGGCGGACTGGGCGAAGGGATCTGTGCGGTGGCAGTGGTGATACGCGATTACGCCGGCAAGGTGGTCGGTGCGCTCACTCTTCTCGCCCCCTCCTTTCGTATGCTGCCGGAGCGACTGGAGGGTGAAGTGATCCCCGCCCTTTTGGTCGCCGGTGAGCAGTTGTCGATGAAATTCGGTTATTCTCGTGCCTATGCTTGACGATTTTTAATAATGGTGTAAGTTCTTTGGCAGATGATAATTTTTACCAGAAAGAGTTTCGCTCAAAGGTTTAATCGCAAAAACTGTTATGCACCGACATGAAGAAGATCTATTGAATGCTAGGAAAGGAGAATGAATGACTTTAATGAGACGAAAAGGCGCAACCTTCGGCAGTGTCACTTTTAACGAGGAGGTCTCATTCCGCCGGCATCTGTAACAACAGCAGTACAAAAGTTCGAGATGGAAAAGTGGTGATTATCGCGGCTGATTCCGGCCAAGAGCAACCAACATTACAAGCAGAGTGAGGAGAATTTATGGACACAAGTGGAAAGGCTTACTGGCACGCGGTACTAAAACTCGTAGGGGCACACCTATTCGTCTGGGCCCTGGTTTCTTATGGTTTCGGTATCGTCTTCGCTTCGGCACTGAACAACATCCATCTGGGTGGTTACCCGCTTGGCTTCTGGTTTGCGCATCAGGGCTCGATCTATTGTTTCATTGCCCTGATTTTCGTGTTCGCCAAGTTGATGGGCGAACTTGACAAAAAATTCGATGTCCACGAGCAATAGGGAGGCGACCTAAATGGATCTTCAAACTTTAACTTATCTTTTCGTTGGCGGTAGTTTCGCCGTTTACTTCGGCATCGCCCTTTGGGCTCGCGCCGGCAGCACCAGCGAATTCTATGTGGCCGGTGGTGGCGTTCCCCCGATG
Proteins encoded in this region:
- the thiE gene encoding thiamine phosphate synthase, with product MSRLCAEEGKVDFSLYLISDRKSLPSGQELVATVRAALRGGVRAVQLREKDLSAAELYPLALALRQVTREFSARLLINDRVDLALAVDADGVHLGAHSLPVSVVRQLLGEQRIIGVSTHHPDEVHRAAVAGADFVTFGPVYSTPSKIAYGPPVGLEPLAAVCADPPLPVFALGGVSVARLPELRAAGCAHVALIGAILQAVDPEEAARGLLRGITG
- a CDS encoding IclR family transcriptional regulator, with the translated sequence MTREKGVYSVQAVVKAIELLEALAQEETNLTLAVLAKKLELSRNKSFRLLATLEDKGLVERNESTGAYSLGVQAFEMAQHILKSANLLRLAHPVMEELAHKLGEAIYLTVVSDDEVLFLDMVDSFQQVRAVDLVGKRFPFFTNAAGKVIKSVGSIDLFGRGGKRRSEEESRELVKELEEIRRKGVAVDFGGLGEGICAVAVVIRDYAGKVVGALTLLAPSFRMLPERLEGEVIPALLVAGEQLSMKFGYSRAYA
- a CDS encoding DUF4212 domain-containing protein; translated protein: MDTSGKAYWHAVLKLVGAHLFVWALVSYGFGIVFASALNNIHLGGYPLGFWFAHQGSIYCFIALIFVFAKLMGELDKKFDVHEQ